TTCTAGTTCATCTGCTTGTTCAGCAGCTTGCTTTAATGGCTTCATCCCAGATTTTTCAGAGAAGGAAGCAGCATGAGAATGCTTGCCCAGACTTCTAGCTCCAACACCTCTGGCAGCCTCAAGTTCTAGATTTCCAAAGCAGGAAAAATACTTCACTGAAACCAGTATCACAGTCAAAATTTCAAGTTTCATTCTCATGAGTGCTCTAACTCTCCATTCCTGATAATGTTGCCATCTATTATATTCCTATCTTCAAGGATTAAGGTGTCAATACACTAAGCTAGATAAGCTAAAGCGCTGATGAATCCTCAACTTTTGCCTCTGCTACATCTAGGTGTGCTGAtgtcacaccaaaaaaaaatagcACTTGGTAAAGTCCATGAGATTTGAGTGAATCTTTTATCTGAGCTCTTTTTAAATGAACTTCCTTTAATAGGAACTCTTATCTCAAAAGAATTCTTATCAAAGCCTTAGTGCAGCATGTTGAACACAGTCCCCAGCAATTCAGGAGAAGTAACTTGGGAGATTCTGATTTTCCAACACACTCAGAAGGTCTCCCAAGTTTTCTCAATCTTTGCCTGATTCTAGTACTTCCACTAGTAAATCTGAATTAAGCTTTCCACAATTATATATTTCTAAGCAGTATTACCGATatgagttttgggttttgtttgagcAGAATGCAGTCTTTTCAGCATAAAATGCCACAACTAGTTTGGAATTTTCCCAGCCCAAATTCCAGAATGCAAAAAGAGTTAACAAGTCTCTCTCCCAGCCAATAATGCAGCTTGAGAGGTCTCTGGCATTAGAGATAGTCTTCAGTATTAGAGGTTGTCCTTACCACCTCTGGGAGAGACTTGGTGTTCAATGCTGCCTTCTGCTATTCCCTTGTCTTCTGAATGGGTCACTTCTGTTTTGACTCTGGCACGCCGTGCTGTAGTTACCTGCAATTCTGCATTTTTGGTCAGTTTCTTTTCCAAACGTTTAGAATATTCAGAATTTGCATGATGATCTGCAGTTAAAACAGGAAATTCTTTCATCAGTCTTacctgcaaaaaacccccaatcaaTCACCAGCATACAGTTTAACAACCGATAAAATTTACTCATGATAAGTAAACTCAGCAGTAGCCATAAGTTATAAAAATGAGGGAAGCAGATGCAGTTCCTTTCCAAAagtttacagctgaaaaatacatttcctaTGTTTGCTCTACAGCCACCTAATTAGGATGCATGTCAAATTCCAGTGAAGGAATTTTACTTAAGAATAAACAGAGCTCCTCCAGATCTGTCGTCTCTACATCTATTCTCACTTTTGGTGGTTGTGTCGACCAATTTCTTTTAAGTCTAACAATACATGAAGTTTGTGCTCAGATTCTCCTGCCCATTTCCTCAGTTTTTCTGACTAAACAATTGTGCAAGAGATATACAGCATTACAAAGAGAGGAGCACCTAGTAGTGGTTCTAACCAACCAGAAAAGTTTCTAGTAAGCAGCGTGAGGACTAATAAATGGACACATGATTTGCATGTCTTTAAAAATTTCAGCTACTGAAGTAGCTGCCGAAATACCAAAGAGTACGTAAGCACTCTTTTTCCCTACCTACCAAACCTATAGTCCACAATTCTGTTACCATGTAGCTCAATTCCAGCAGAAATCAACACAGGTAATTACTTGGAGAAATCTTACTGGGAACTCTGCTGAAGGGTTTGGAAATCTTGGCCAAGCTCCAAACCAGAACCTGTAAAAGTGGATTTTTACCATCTTCTCCAACGACTGGGATTTTTCACACTTGGGAGCCCCAAGCCTCAGTGAAGGGGACAAGGAAATCTGGCCAAAGGTGATGCAAAAATTAGTAATACAAATCTCACTAACCAGAATATCGGGTATTTAACCAGCTTTGTGGGGAGAGGACAAAACTCAACTTTACATTAAGACTGCCTAAGGCAGACAGGCACCAGTGAATCTCTGCTGGGACACAGTACTTTAACAGTGGAATACCAGATGCTATTGACACAATCAAGTCAGATTTTACTGATTTCTTCACCTGTTTCTAGCAGCAATACCTCCTGTAGTTCGGTATAACCTGCCAGCTGTCAGTGCCAGTTGCTCCTCTTTAGTTTCTGCACTGACAGATCAGGGAGCTGTTTGTCTCAATTTGTCTGCTGAATCATCTCCTCCATGCTGCTCAacgcttttgtttttaaacttctTATATTTCACTTCACTGTCTTTtttccaggctgagcagtccttATCTTTAGTCATTTAATGTACAGAAACTGCTTTATATAGTTGATTATCATTAATGGTAAAACTTTTTCTCTGCACCTTCTCTAGTTCTGTTAAAGCTATTTAGAGATGGAGAGGTTAGAACTGCGCACAGTACTCAAAAGGTGAGCACAACAATAATTTTTGAAGTGGCAATTTTGTCATCTCTTCCTTTCATAGTAATTTTTACATGTTATTTGATTTTCTGACCATCCCCCAAGCTCTGAGCTGGTGTTCACATAACTGTAGCAATTCTGAAGTGACTTTCATCAATCTCGAGAGTCACATCCCGTTTAGACTTCACATTCCACAGGCACACCCAAGTAAAAATATAACAGGACAGAAGAGTCAAGAAAGGTTACAGGATGCTATCTTTACACAACTGTAAATTCAGAAGCACAAAATATCTGCTACCTTAATGAACTATTCCAAAAGaactgtttaaaacaaaaggcCGTATTATCATGATTAAAAGGCAACATAAATAATTTTGCCGATACACCTGGTATGTGCAAGCAATTACTTATGGGCACCGCAAGTATTCAGTTTAAAATTCTAATAACAAAACTGTTGATGCTATAGACTGCTCAGTGTCCATACTGCCACAAGGTAATTCATACGAAACTTCAGACAGAATTAAGCCTGCATGGCAATGGTCTTCTCTCATTTCCAGACACTGTAGAGGGAAAATGGGAAAGACGCAACAAGGATCCTAAACTGGAATctagaaaatgaaattttgacaAAACATGGAAATTTGTATCCAGACATACCCAAAGCTTTACGGAATGACTGCATAACACCTGCCATCCTCAGCATCTGTGCAGAGGTTTTATCATCTTATTTTAAGGCAAAAGGATTTCAGAGAAAACTAAGAATGTACTTGTGAAAGCAGGCAACTTGCATGGCTTGCTCTCTTCCAGGAACAAGAAGGTATTAAAGCCCAACCTACTAGTGGCAGCCTTTATTACTTATGGGAGGGCAACCTTCAAGCCCTTGTCTTAAAAGATGCTCATTAGTACTGGAGAAAGATAATGGCCAACACAGCTTAAATAAATCTAGTAAATCATTGAAATGTATACAAATAAACAGAGTGATTAGCCAGACGTATTCCTTGCCAAGAGGGAGCTATTCATCTTTCCTATGGGAAGATGAGCAGTACTATGGACCTACCAAAAAGTATGAACCTTTGTTCTATTTGCAGTCACTGTGAACAAAGCAAATACTGACAAGAAAGCACATGAGCAAGTCACAGCCTACTTTCAGAAAGCTTGTCTAGAAGTGTTTGTAGTGTCTCTGATATGACTTAAATTATCTCCAGCATCTACTGCACAATAAAGTCTTACAAGACACCCAAAAAACTTGGTTTTAATCAGATTAAAGTACTCCATTCCCTTGCAACACTGAAAGCATTTCTTACCCTCTCTGAAATTCTCTTCCTGTTCCACTCTGTTCACTGTATTAGCCATCTCTTCTGTATCGTTTTCATCTAGGTCTTTAATTATACGGGATGCAACTTCTCTCACAAACATCCTGAAAGATCTCTCAGGCTTTAGAGTGACTGGGGAGCTGAAACCTTTCCTTTGGCTTAGGGATGACAAGAAGGAGCTCCATCTATTAATAACTAGAAATTGAGAGCATTAATGTGTCCCCAGtatcttttaaaactttcttttagcTTTTCTAGTAAGGAAAAACCGAACCAAGCAGAGAGAGGAATACAcacaagaaaatgctttctttactTGAAACAGTTTAGGGACATCACAGTGTATTCTAGGAGCCGGTTGGAAAAGTCCTTGTACCTATTTTTCAGTTCACACTGAGGAACAACATTGACACCAGCTACCTTTGGTAAAACAGCAGAACTATTAACCTTTGATGTTAACACCTTACAAATTCCATCATCTTTAGATATGCTCTCACGCCCCTTGGGGGCCTGGGCTATGAAGTACAAGGAAAACATGCTCCCACTTACACAGCCAGGACAAGGTATTTACAGGGAAATGAATGTAGAAGAGATATACCCGGCACCAGGAAAAAACTGGTAGTGACAGGCCTTGGAAAGCATTGGTACAGTGACCAGGGAGGTGACTACCTCTGTCCAAGGGATTTTTAAGGCCCTGGAGACAGTGAAGCAGGTAACTGTGACACACAAATGACCTTACCAGGACAAAGGTCCAGACTGGTAACCTCCTGAGACTCCTTCTAACTCTGTCTACAACTCTACATGTTATCTCCTTATCTCACCATATTTGTGACCAATTTACAGCATCTACTTCTGGGCTCCCCGGTACAGGAGAGAGATGTACAGGAGAGAGatggacatactggagtccaACAAAGGGTTACCAGGACAATTACGAGGCTGGAGCATCTCTTCTgggaggaaaggctgggagagctgggactgttcagcctgaggAGAGGGGGGGAAATCTCTTCAATATATGCAAGTATCTGAAGGGAAGATGTGAAGCAGACGGAGCCagactctttttagtggtgcccagtgccaggagaACAGGCAACAGGCAGAGACTGGAACACAGGAGGCTCCACCTGAAcataaagaaacactttttcactgtgagggtgactgaacactggaacaggttgcccagagcttccagtctccatccctggagacatGTAAAAGCTgcctggacacagtcctgggcaacctgctctgggTTGGagaagatgacctccagaggtgcctctgacctcaaccattctgtgatttcagaGAATACCCGCTAAGCCCCAAGTCCTAACCCATAGTACTCACTGCCAGCCACCACTTCTTCCGCAAGCTGTTCCATTGGGTTACTCTGCTGGGAATGAACCTGCGTATCCTCTTGCTGGTTTGCAGGTGGTTTTGGAGATACACGAGTCATTCTGCCAACATGCTCATGATCAAGGATTAAGTTCTCAGAACGTCTTCGGGTCCTTCCCTCATTTGTGCCCACTCTGGATACCAGGCCCACCAGCCTTGCTTCCTCTTGAGCTCCATCAGAAATCTTGCTTCTCTGTGGTGAAGTTTTTGAATCTGATAGCTGTGGTTCAAGAGCAGAAAGCTTATTTTGGCTCCGTTCACCAAACTGAGGCTGAACAAAGAGTTCCGTGTTATTCAGCATTTCTGCATCACTTGTCTTCATGGTTGCTTGGATCCCAGAGGTTGTTTGCGAGTCCACAAGATAGTTCTGTACtgtttagaaagttttaaaacacattttatgttAAAAACTGTTCAAGATCATAGACACACACATTTATTACCAGGACTTGCATTAAGTCAAATTTTAAGTCATTCAACCAAATTCTATTCATCCTCCACAGATCAAACACTGGCACTGTATCACTAAACTTCAGTGCCCCTAACTCTCCCTACCAAACCTTCTCCCCCCACAGTTAGGAACGTGATCCCAAACAATTCCTGTGGTATCAATCACCAAACTGGGTAGAGCACATATTTAAGTGCATAGAATCAAAGCTACTACAGATGGAAAGCCTCACTCTAATCTTGCTCCTCAAATTACAGTGGATTCTGCAAATGTCATAGTAGCCTTTAAATCATAAAACACAGACCACACTTCATTAATTGCTTCTAAAAGCCACCTTATATAAGGCTGGCCCTCCCGAAACAGAAATAACACCAGAAAAGAAACCTTTACTCTTCAGCAGGTTCTTTTTCACTTTGCCTTCAAAAGCTTCCATGTCAATAGCTTTGCGATTTTTTGGCCTCCGGAGTAAGCCTCTCTTTTCAACAGTGTCTGGTGGAATCAAGGAACCAAGAGACATGCGAAGAGATCTGtaaaaagaggagggaagaaataattttcaaaatttacaCACTCCCCTTTTACCCTCAGATTACAGACATGGTGCCACTAACAGCAAGACATTTCACAAATCCTTTTACTAGGAGGAaattccaaaaaaacccctcgaAGATTACATGCCAATCTactttaaacaaacattttaattttgatcATGAAATCACCTAACATCATGTATCACAGAGATCAGGAAACAGTTTTACAGTTTCCTACCTCCAGAGGGCTACAACAACATACTGCCAAAGGTTCAGGGagtttaaaagttttaaatatcaaaaaaaaaaaaaaaaaagagaaagaaaaaaaaatgtttgaagtaAAGATGTCCTCTAGATGGCAGCGGGGTGGTAGGAGGACTTCAGAACAAGTCTAAGACGATGCTCAGTATCAGTATTCACAGCAAAGTACAGCTACCTGTAACTTTTTTGAGATGGGCACTAAGATAGCAACATGCAAAGCACAGGAAGAGATGTACActgtacatattttaaaatatgtacatcTCACTGTACATATTTTGCACCCTAAAGAGACTGGCCATGCTCAGCTACTTCCTATCCCTCTCTCCAGGAAGTCCAATCAAAAAGTGAGTTCAGAGGATTCAAAGATAGGAAGTACAGAATCACCCTGCAAGGGATCACAGGCAAGGGCTGCAGCAAGAAAGGTGAAATAAATTGCTAACCATGGCTAGGATCATTAGGAAAGCACACAGGCAACACAGGAAAATAAGTTCTTTGACTCgctaaaaagcttttaaagtccACGAAAGTTGGACAGATGCAACTTCATGTGATGAGTCAATTAATAGAGAGATATAATACTCTAAGGTATACTGCATACTGATTTATTATTGGAAACATGAGaatgaagggaagaaagaaatgatCCTAATAAGTAAAAAGAGGAGCAATCACAGCAATACAATCTAGACCAACATGGGCATACAGTGCAGAACCACAGTTTCTGAAAATCACAAAGTATGTAGTGTAACACCTGCAAATTCCATCACCAGGGAGGGAGGTGACTGTTACTACTAACATAGGTCTTTATCAGGAACCCAGGTATCTATACTGCTCTTCACAACTACAGAGGTGATAAATCAAGGCAGCTACACTTAGGACTGCCAGAAGCTAAGACATTTTAAACTCACCGAGCCAAAGCAGTACTGTCCAACGTTGACTGAGCTAGAAAAAGTTGGTGACACATTAGCTGAGAAATTACACACTACACAACAGGCTACAGGAACACCCCAATGGATCTTATTAGAACACGTTCAGACcaggcatcaggctaaagacaagTGGATTTTTTGACCACAGGTGAGAAGGTAGGATCCAGCTCCAGAATAAAATATCCAAACACAGGTGTCTATGTTCCCATTATGGTCAAGCACAACGTGTCTACTTCAGGATAAGCTGAATCAGCTTCTATACTCCACTGACTAGACCTCCCCTAAACTTTAGGACTTCAAGTTACCTAGTGTACACACAGGCACAGACCATCTATAATCCAGAGCTGAGGTACCAGTGTCTGTAGTTTGGAGCTGAATCCCACCCTTGAATTCCACTCTAGTTGCTACTGCCAGTAGAGTATGTAAACCAAGGTGTTTTATCTGCTTCTCAAACTGCAACTAAAATTAAAGTTATATTTACTACATTTGCAAATTTATGTTTACAGGGAAGACTTATTCCaatataaaacattatttcttgTACAAAATTACAAGACCCTTTTTTCTCAAACAAGAACTTTATAACTAACTTGATGTAATTGCAACAAGTATGCAGCTTGTTTTTTCAAGTTTCTGGAATTGGAGACACTTCAAAACTCAAAGAGCACCAAGTTGGAAAAATCGTTAAGGAGGTATATATAGTCAGGGCAGAGCCTGTAACTTGGCccaaaaaggtttattttaaatttgataGGAGGGGGCTTTTATTGTCTCCACTATCCCCTTTGCACAAGATGCTGCAATCTTGCTTCCAAACATACAACTGCCCAGCTCAGAAGTTACAAAGAACTAAACTGCAGCAGGTGAAAGTCAGTTGACAGCAAATGCAGTGCTCAACAAGGTAATTTTTGACTGCAGCCTTACCTTGGTTCTGGGGAAGTCGTTTGTTTGCTGCTCTCTCAAATTCTGAAACACtgagtttctttctctttttagtCACATGGAATGTGGTGATAGATGTGTCCTCAGGAACGAAGTCTGGCAGTTGCATTTCCACCCTACCAATACAAACCAAGCCTTTAACAAAGGACAAACTTCATCACTTAGCTACCCTAGAAAGCTCCCTGTAACGATGCTGAGAAGCAAACTAAAATTATTTGTCCTTGCTGCAGCAGAAGGAACTAATTGGTGATTAGCTCAGCAAATGCAGGAAATGTGTCATTCCCTCCTACTAAATCAAAGTAAATTTCACAAAGAGAATCAAATCTCAAGTGTATATTCAAAACAATAGGGCTGAAAAAGGTCAGACAAGTAAAAGCTTGGACTTCCAACAAGCTGCATAGCTCTCTTCTCCTAACAGCACACAGGAGCAACTAGGTTTGTCAGTTGTGACAGCGTAAATAAAAAAGCCATCATCATGAAACAACATTAGGTATCACAATGCACACTGGTACACAGAGTAGACAAATAATATCCCAGTCGAGCACTGGATCAGGATCAGAAAGTAA
The Athene noctua chromosome 9, bAthNoc1.hap1.1, whole genome shotgun sequence DNA segment above includes these coding regions:
- the CENPT gene encoding centromere protein T isoform X3, which encodes MADSRPRARRGARRSGRYAPRVAAEVVDETVSDSGKKTNSGRRSTVKQKPTVFPDLDNDTPRVMLKRIIRTQPQVSPLTPQVPKHEEKKEARSELPSKRISGMVEMQLPDFVPEDTSITTFHVTKKRKKLSVSEFERAANKRLPQNQAQSTLDSTALARSLRMSLGSLIPPDTVEKRGLLRRPKNRKAIDMEAFEGKVKKNLLKSKVQNYLVDSQTTSGIQATMKTSDAEMLNNTELFVQPQFGERSQNKLSALEPQLSDSKTSPQRSKISDGAQEEARLVGLVSRVGTNEGRTRRRSENLILDHEHVGRMTRVSPKPPANQQEDTQVHSQQSNPMEQLAEEVVAGIINRWSSFLSSLSQRKGFSSPVTLKPERSFRMFVREVASRIIKDLDENDTEEMANTVNRVEQEENFREDHHANSEYSKRLEKKLTKNAELQVTTARRARVKTEVTHSEDKGIAEGSIEHQVSPRGELEAARGVGARSLGKHSHAASFSEKSGMKPLKQAAEQADELEDEPIMIELDGLEEEPTEDEAEDSGNEEVSMKTPTFVRAAACKPLLSTPRPAKPAVPKSPLQPLGAKPVPKRSGVPQRKTREPEIASSLIKKIFSHYAKMPVTRDAFKIVEKCCERYFKQVCNDLEAYTNHARRKTVEKADLEVLMRRQGLVTDKMPLHVLIERYLPLEYRKLLIPVAMSGNRVVPCP
- the CENPT gene encoding centromere protein T isoform X1, encoding MADSRPRARRGARRSGRYAPRVAAEVVDETVSDSGKKTNSGRRSTVKQKPTVFPDLDNDTPRVMLKRIIRTQPQVSPLTPQVPKHEEKKEARSELPSKRISGMVEMQLPDFVPEDTSITTFHVTKKRKKLSVSEFERAANKRLPQNQAQSTLDSTALARSLRMSLGSLIPPDTVEKRGLLRRPKNRKAIDMEAFEGKVKKNLLKSKVQNYLVDSQTTSGIQATMKTSDAEMLNNTELFVQPQFGERSQNKLSALEPQLSDSKTSPQRSKISDGAQEEARLVGLVSRVGTNEGRTRRRSENLILDHEHVGRMTRVSPKPPANQQEDTQVHSQQSNPMEQLAEEVVAGIINRWSSFLSSLSQRKGFSSPVTLKPERSFRMFVREVASRIIKDLDENDTEEMANTVNRVEQEENFREDHHANSEYSKRLEKKLTKNAELQVTTARRARVKTEVTHSEDKGIAEGSIEHQVSPRGELEAARGVGARSLGKHSHAASFSEKSGMKPLKQAAEQADELEDEPIMIELDGLEEEPTEDEAEDSGNEEVSMKTPTFVRAAACKPLLSTPRPAKPAVPNFPQRSPLQPLGAKPVPKRSGVPQRKTREPEIASSLIKKIFSHYAKMPVTRDAFKIVEKCCERYFKQVCNDLEAYTNHARRKTVEKADLEVLMRRQGLVTDKMPLHVLIERYLPLEYRKLLIPVAMSGNRVVPCP
- the CENPT gene encoding centromere protein T isoform X4 gives rise to the protein MLKRIIRTQPQVSPLTPQVPKHEEKKEARSELPSKRISGMVEMQLPDFVPEDTSITTFHVTKKRKKLSVSEFERAANKRLPQNQAQSTLDSTALARSLRMSLGSLIPPDTVEKRGLLRRPKNRKAIDMEAFEGKVKKNLLKSKVQNYLVDSQTTSGIQATMKTSDAEMLNNTELFVQPQFGERSQNKLSALEPQLSDSKTSPQRSKISDGAQEEARLVGLVSRVGTNEGRTRRRSENLILDHEHVGRMTRVSPKPPANQQEDTQVHSQQSNPMEQLAEEVVAGIINRWSSFLSSLSQRKGFSSPVTLKPERSFRMFVREVASRIIKDLDENDTEEMANTVNRVEQEENFREDHHANSEYSKRLEKKLTKNAELQVTTARRARVKTEVTHSEDKGIAEGSIEHQVSPRGELEAARGVGARSLGKHSHAASFSEKSGMKPLKQAAEQADELEDEPIMIELDGLEEEPTEDEAEDSGNEEVSMKTPTFVRAAACKPLLSTPRPAKPAVPNFPQRSPLQPLGAKPVPKRSGVPQRKTREPEIASSLIKKIFSHYAKMPVTRDAFKIVEKCCERYFKQVCNDLEAYTNHARRKTVEKADLEVLMRRQGLVTDKMPLHVLIERYLPLEYRKLLIPVAMSGNRVVPCP
- the CENPT gene encoding centromere protein T isoform X6, translated to MADSRPRARRGARRSGRYAPRVAAEVVDETVSDSGKKTNSGRRSTVKQKPTVFPDLDNDTPRVMLKRIIRTQPQVSPLTPQVPKHEEKKEARSELPSKRISGMVEMQLPDFVPEDTSITTFHVTKKRKKLSVSEFERAANKRLPQNQAQSTLDSTALARSLRMSLGSLIPPDTVEKRGLLRRPKNRKAIDMEAFEGKVKKNLLKSKVQNYLVDSQTTSGIQATMKTSDAEMLNNTELFVQPQFGERSQNKLSALEPQLSDSKTSPQRSKISDGAQEEARLVGLVSRVGTNEGRTRRRSENLILDHEHVGRMTRVSPKPPANQQEDTQVHSQQSNPMEQLAEEEQLALTADHHANSEYSKRLEKKLTKNAELQVTTARRARVKTEVTHSEDKGIAEGSIEHQVSPRGELEAARGVGARSLGKHSHAASFSEKSGMKPLKQAAEQADELEDEPIMIELDGLEEEPTEDEAEDSGNEEVSMKTPTFVRAAACKPLLSTPRPAKPAVPKSPLQPLGAKPVPKRSGVPQRKTREPEIASSLIKKIFSHYAKMPVTRDAFKIVEKCCERYFKQVCNDLEAYTNHARRKTVEKADLEVLMRRQGLVTDKMPLHVLIERYLPLEYRKLLIPVAMSGNRVVPCP
- the CENPT gene encoding centromere protein T isoform X2 codes for the protein MADSRPRARRGARRSGRYAPRVAAEVVDETVSDSGKKTNSGRRSTVKQKPTVFPDLDNDTPRVMLKRIIRTQPQVSPLTPQVPKHEEKKEARSELPSKRISGMVEMQLPDFVPEDTSITTFHVTKKRKKLSVSEFERAANKRLPQNQAQSTLDSTALARSLRMSLGSLIPPDTVEKRGLLRRPKNRKAIDMEAFEGKVKKNLLKIQNYLVDSQTTSGIQATMKTSDAEMLNNTELFVQPQFGERSQNKLSALEPQLSDSKTSPQRSKISDGAQEEARLVGLVSRVGTNEGRTRRRSENLILDHEHVGRMTRVSPKPPANQQEDTQVHSQQSNPMEQLAEEVVAGIINRWSSFLSSLSQRKGFSSPVTLKPERSFRMFVREVASRIIKDLDENDTEEMANTVNRVEQEENFREDHHANSEYSKRLEKKLTKNAELQVTTARRARVKTEVTHSEDKGIAEGSIEHQVSPRGELEAARGVGARSLGKHSHAASFSEKSGMKPLKQAAEQADELEDEPIMIELDGLEEEPTEDEAEDSGNEEVSMKTPTFVRAAACKPLLSTPRPAKPAVPNFPQRSPLQPLGAKPVPKRSGVPQRKTREPEIASSLIKKIFSHYAKMPVTRDAFKIVEKCCERYFKQVCNDLEAYTNHARRKTVEKADLEVLMRRQGLVTDKMPLHVLIERYLPLEYRKLLIPVAMSGNRVVPCP
- the CENPT gene encoding centromere protein T isoform X5, which codes for MADSRPRARRGARRSGRYAPRVAAEVVDETVSDSGKKTNSGRRSTVKQKPTVFPDLDNDTPRVMLKRIIRTQPQVSPLTPQVPKHEEKKEARSELPSKRISGMVEMQLPDFVPEDTSITTFHVTKKRKKLSVSEFERAANKRLPQNQAQSTLDSTALARSLRMSLGSLIPPDTVEKRGLLRRPKNRKAIDMEAFEGKVKKNLLKSKVQNYLVDSQTTSGIQATMKTSDAEMLNNTELFVQPQFGERSQNKLSALEPQLSDSKTSPQRSKISDGAQEEARLVGLVSRVGTNEGRTRRRSENLILDHEHVGRMTRVSPKPPANQQEDTQVHSQQSNPMEQLAEEVVAGNHHANSEYSKRLEKKLTKNAELQVTTARRARVKTEVTHSEDKGIAEGSIEHQVSPRGELEAARGVGARSLGKHSHAASFSEKSGMKPLKQAAEQADELEDEPIMIELDGLEEEPTEDEAEDSGNEEVSMKTPTFVRAAACKPLLSTPRPAKPAVPNFPQRSPLQPLGAKPVPKRSGVPQRKTREPEIASSLIKKIFSHYAKMPVTRDAFKIVEKCCERYFKQVCNDLEAYTNHARRKTVEKADLEVLMRRQGLVTDKMPLHVLIERYLPLEYRKLLIPVAMSGNRVVPCP